The DNA window GGCCTCGCTATAGCCGCTTACGTGTCCCGAGCCGCCGGAACCGACGCCATAACGTTCCGCCCCCTGCTGCCAGGCGGCGATAATCGCCGGATGCTGGCTCAGGCCGAGATAGTCATTGCTGGAGAAGTTAAGCCAGCGCTCCCCTTCCCGCTCCAGCCAGCGCCCGGCGCCGTGCGTCACCGGCAGGCGGCGGCGAAGGGCATCCGCCGCCCGTCGCTCGTCCAGCGCCCGATCGATTCGCTGCTGCCAGGTCATAGCGCCGCCGCGTTGTAATATTCCTCAGTGTCCGGGGTGAGTAAGGCCTGCTCCAGACGCTGCTGCTGCTCATTGTCGCCTTCCAGCACCGCCGTCTGTTGCGGGTTGATCCCCAGCTTGCGGAACAGCTGCAGATCGTTGTCCTCTTCCGGGTTCGGCGTGGTCAGCAGCTTGCAGCCGTAGAAAATGGAGTTCGCCCCGGCCATAAAGCACATCGCCTGGGTCTGCTCGTTCATCTGCTCGCGGCCGGCGGAGAGACGCACGTAAGAGGTGGGCATCATGATGCGCGCGATGGCGATAGTGCGAATAAAATCGAAAGCGTCGACGTCGTCGTTATCCGCCAGCGGCGTACCTTTGACTTTTACCAGCATGTTGATGGGCACGCTTTCCGGCGGCGTGGGCAGGTTGGCCAACTGCAGCAGCAGGCCAGCGCGGTCTTTCACGGTCTCCCCCAGCCCGACGATACCGCCGGAGCAGACTTTGATCCCGGCGTCACGCACTTTGTCCAGGGTATCCAGGCGCTCCTGGTAGGTGCGGGTGGTGATGATGTTGCCGTAAAATTCCGGCGAGGTATCAAGGTTGTGGTTGTAGTAATCGAGGCCCGCCTCGGCCAGGCGCTGCGCCTGGCTGTCGGTCAGAGTGCCGAGCGTCATGCACGACTCCAGCCCCAGAGCCTTCACCCCTTTCACCATCTGCTCCAGATAGGGCATATCGCGATCGTGGGGGTTTTTCCACGCTGCTCCCATGCAAAAACGCGTGGAGCCGGCGTTTTTTGCCTGACGGGCGGACTCCAGAACCTGCTCGACCTCCATCAGGCGCTCGGTTTCGAGACCCGTTTTATAACGCGCGCTCTGCGGACAATATTTACAATCTTCCGGACAGGCGCCGGTCTTGATCGACAGCAGGGTGCTGACCTGCACCTGGCGCGGATCAAAGTGTTGACGGTGGATTTGCTGCGCTTCGAATAGCAGGTCGATCAGCGGTTTATTAAATAATTCCGTAACTTGCGACATTGTCCAGCGGGGTTGGTGAGCCATTTTCCTCTCCAAAGGTCGTACACTTCTTATTTCACACAGCCTCTTTGTTGGCTGCACTCGCACACCCCAGTCAGATAGTGAACTATGCTGCTGGGGATGTTCTCGCTTGCCGCCTCGATGCTGCGCGAAATATTTTGTGTACGTTTCATTGTAAGTAAGTTCAGTGTAGACTTGTAAACCTAAATGTTTTCAAAATGGTTTACAAGTCGCTTATGACCCTGGACGATCTCGCCTTCGATCGGCGCCACATCTGGCACCCCTACACCTCTATGACTTCCCCCCTGCCGGTCTACCCGGTGGTTTCCGCCCACGGTTGCGAGCTGTCCCTCGCCAGCGGAGAACAGCTGATTGACGGTATGTCCTCCTGGTGGGCGGCGATCCACGGCTACAATCACCCGCGTCTTAATGCGGCGATGAAAGCGCAAATCGACCAGATGTCGCACGTGATGTTCGGCGGGATCACTCACCCCTCGGCGGTGGCGCTGTGTCGTCAGCTGGTGGCAATGACCCCGCAATCGCTGGAGTGCGTATTCCTCGCCGACTCCGGTTCGGTAGCGGTTGAAGTGGCGATGAAAATGGCCCTGCAGTACTGGCAGGCGAAAGGCCAACCGCGTCGTCGTTTCCTGACCTTCCGCAACGGCTATCACGGCGATACCTTCGGCGCGATGTCGGTCTGCGATCCGCAGAACTCGATGCACAGCCTGTGGCAGGGCTA is part of the Klebsiella quasipneumoniae subsp. quasipneumoniae genome and encodes:
- the bioB gene encoding biotin synthase BioB, which codes for MAHQPRWTMSQVTELFNKPLIDLLFEAQQIHRQHFDPRQVQVSTLLSIKTGACPEDCKYCPQSARYKTGLETERLMEVEQVLESARQAKNAGSTRFCMGAAWKNPHDRDMPYLEQMVKGVKALGLESCMTLGTLTDSQAQRLAEAGLDYYNHNLDTSPEFYGNIITTRTYQERLDTLDKVRDAGIKVCSGGIVGLGETVKDRAGLLLQLANLPTPPESVPINMLVKVKGTPLADNDDVDAFDFIRTIAIARIMMPTSYVRLSAGREQMNEQTQAMCFMAGANSIFYGCKLLTTPNPEEDNDLQLFRKLGINPQQTAVLEGDNEQQQRLEQALLTPDTEEYYNAAAL